One Gordonia sp. SID5947 genomic region harbors:
- a CDS encoding ABC transporter ATP-binding protein, translating into MTPLALRADRLTKTFRGADRTRVAAVDHLDLAISPGEVVAFLGPNGAGKTTTLDMVLGMTRPDSGEIEVFGSPPQLAARSGRIAAVMQTGGLQPDFTVEETVRVVAALHGGSVDPESAMARADLAHIAGRTVSKCSGGEQQRLKFALALLPDPDLIVLDEPTAGMDVESRRAFWAAMRTDAMHGRTVLFATHYLEEADSFADRIVMIAGGRIVADGSTADIRARAGGRVVSAVLDEPDIARVLASVPHATEVERRGGRVYLGARDSDELARFLLIHTAGRDVEISAHTLEDAFLELTA; encoded by the coding sequence TGGATCACCTCGATCTCGCCATCTCCCCGGGTGAGGTCGTCGCCTTCCTCGGGCCCAACGGCGCAGGCAAGACCACGACCCTGGACATGGTGCTGGGTATGACGCGGCCGGATTCCGGCGAGATCGAGGTGTTCGGTTCACCGCCGCAACTGGCCGCGCGCTCCGGACGAATCGCGGCGGTGATGCAGACCGGCGGTCTACAGCCGGACTTCACCGTCGAGGAGACGGTGCGAGTGGTCGCGGCGCTGCACGGTGGTTCCGTCGATCCTGAGTCGGCGATGGCACGCGCCGATCTCGCCCACATCGCAGGCCGCACGGTGTCGAAATGCTCTGGGGGAGAACAGCAGCGACTCAAGTTTGCGTTGGCCCTCCTCCCCGATCCGGATCTGATCGTTCTCGACGAGCCGACCGCGGGGATGGATGTCGAGTCCCGCCGGGCCTTCTGGGCGGCGATGCGTACCGACGCCATGCATGGGCGGACGGTGCTTTTCGCGACCCATTACCTCGAAGAAGCCGACTCATTCGCCGATCGGATCGTGATGATCGCCGGCGGACGTATCGTTGCCGACGGCTCGACCGCCGACATCCGCGCACGCGCAGGCGGCCGGGTGGTCTCCGCAGTTCTCGACGAGCCGGACATCGCCCGGGTCCTCGCATCCGTGCCACATGCCACAGAGGTCGAAAGACGTGGCGGTCGTGTCTATCTCGGCGCCCGGGATTCCGACGAACTGGCCCGCTTCCTCCTGATCCACACCGCGGGCCGAGACGTCGAGATCAGCGCCCACACCCTCGAAGACGCCTTCCTCGAACTCACCGCCTGA
- a CDS encoding ABC transporter permease → MTTTFISPTYLVTDVRRVLRNRRAMIFTVVVPAMLYLVFGATQGDRNDSVGHGNVAFYVLVGMAVYGAILAAATNAASVSFEQQNGWTRTLRMTPLRPRGYVATKVVVAMTMAALPLAVLAVVGALTGATASASVWVGCLALSWIGSSVFAALGLTIGSVLRSDGAMQALGGVLALLAFAGNVFVPLKGTMLTVSEFTPMFGVATLARYPLTDGVTVYGETVPLSVCVLNIAVWGTIFAAAAGFFYSRSTARQ, encoded by the coding sequence ATGACCACCACCTTCATCTCACCCACCTACCTCGTCACCGATGTGCGCCGGGTGCTACGCAACCGCCGTGCCATGATCTTCACCGTCGTGGTGCCCGCCATGCTCTATCTGGTCTTCGGTGCGACGCAAGGGGATCGGAACGACTCGGTCGGCCACGGCAACGTGGCGTTCTATGTCCTCGTCGGCATGGCCGTGTACGGCGCCATCCTGGCCGCCGCGACCAACGCCGCTTCGGTCTCCTTCGAGCAACAGAATGGATGGACCCGCACCCTGCGGATGACGCCGCTGCGTCCGCGCGGCTACGTCGCGACGAAAGTCGTCGTCGCGATGACGATGGCGGCACTGCCGCTCGCGGTGCTCGCCGTCGTCGGCGCGCTGACCGGCGCGACGGCATCGGCGAGCGTCTGGGTCGGGTGCCTGGCACTGAGCTGGATCGGGTCGTCGGTGTTCGCCGCACTCGGCCTCACCATCGGCAGCGTGCTCCGATCCGACGGTGCGATGCAGGCACTCGGCGGCGTCCTCGCCCTTCTCGCGTTCGCCGGCAACGTGTTCGTGCCGCTCAAGGGCACCATGCTGACGGTCTCCGAGTTCACCCCGATGTTCGGCGTGGCAACGCTGGCCCGCTATCCGCTCACCGACGGCGTGACCGTCTACGGCGAGACGGTCCCGTTGTCGGTCTGCGTGCTCAACATCGCGGTGTGGGGGACGATCTTCGCCGCGGCCGCCGGATTCTTCTACAGTCGCAGTACGGCCCGGCAGTGA
- a CDS encoding sensor histidine kinase encodes MSGMRRWWAPWRDVRWAFAAVWLIFLIYPWVAVATGDLSTAQKVSGYLLIVAFAVIYVVTCVYSLMAREHEVSMPFTIGLFVLLTAIGACLLPIIGGDAFGVVPFLMAVAAFTFPPVYGVTAVISLIAAGVLVGEWIPAWAVDPGTVVVMVAVGMTLLGIRVLRAREMERDAADERQRELNNQLAVVAERERVARDVHDILGHSLTVITLKSELAQRLVDLDPERAKKELGEVNMLSRQALDEVRATVGNLRSPDLASTIAAARSALDAAGITVSVSSEDRSSTAHDTLFAWLLREAVTNVVRHSSATTCTITLWDNEIEIRDDGHGMNGSGFGNGLRGLTERVEDAGGALTIDSAAAGGTAVRAVLP; translated from the coding sequence ATGTCCGGAATGCGACGATGGTGGGCGCCGTGGCGCGATGTGCGCTGGGCGTTCGCCGCCGTCTGGCTCATCTTCCTGATCTACCCGTGGGTGGCGGTTGCCACCGGCGACCTCTCGACCGCGCAGAAGGTCTCTGGCTATCTGCTGATCGTCGCCTTCGCGGTGATCTACGTGGTCACGTGCGTGTACTCGCTGATGGCGCGCGAGCACGAGGTCTCGATGCCGTTCACGATCGGGTTGTTCGTCCTCCTGACCGCGATCGGCGCGTGCCTGTTGCCGATCATCGGCGGTGACGCATTCGGCGTCGTCCCGTTCCTGATGGCCGTCGCGGCGTTCACCTTTCCGCCCGTATACGGCGTCACCGCCGTCATCAGCCTGATCGCCGCGGGCGTACTCGTCGGTGAATGGATTCCGGCCTGGGCGGTCGATCCGGGCACGGTCGTGGTGATGGTGGCGGTCGGGATGACTCTCCTCGGCATCCGCGTGCTGCGCGCGCGGGAGATGGAACGCGACGCCGCCGACGAGCGTCAGCGCGAACTCAACAACCAGCTGGCGGTGGTCGCCGAGCGTGAGCGTGTGGCTCGCGACGTCCATGACATCCTCGGCCATTCCCTGACGGTGATCACCCTCAAATCCGAACTCGCCCAACGATTGGTAGATCTCGATCCGGAGCGGGCGAAGAAGGAACTCGGCGAAGTGAACATGCTGTCCAGGCAAGCCCTAGACGAGGTACGAGCCACCGTCGGAAATCTACGTTCCCCAGATCTCGCGAGCACGATCGCCGCCGCCCGTAGCGCGCTCGACGCCGCCGGGATCACGGTGTCGGTCTCGTCCGAGGACCGCTCCAGCACCGCCCACGACACCCTGTTCGCATGGCTGCTGCGGGAGGCGGTGACCAACGTGGTGCGCCACTCATCGGCGACCACGTGCACCATCACTCTGTGGGACAACGAGATCGAGATCCGTGACGACGGGCACGGGATGAACGGATCCGGCTTCGGCAACGGCCTACGCGGTCTGACCGAGCGCGTGGAGGATGCCGGCGGTGCGCTCACCATCGACTCCGCGGCCGCCGGTGGAACCGCCGTTCGGGCGGTGCTGCCATGA
- a CDS encoding response regulator transcription factor, whose product MSDPIRLLLADDQALVRGALAALLELETDLDVVAEVGRGDEVVAAARKHGADVCLLDIEMPGMDGIEVAAALRSELPDTRSLIVTTFGRPGYLRRAIDAGASGFVVKDTPASQLADAVRRVRHGLRVIDPMLATESLTSGDNPLTPRETEVLRAALSGATVATIAARVHLSAGTVRNHLSSAIGKTGTSTRAEAAMVARDRGWI is encoded by the coding sequence ATGAGCGATCCGATCCGATTGCTCCTCGCCGACGACCAGGCCCTGGTGCGCGGTGCCCTCGCCGCGCTCCTGGAACTCGAAACCGACCTCGACGTGGTCGCCGAGGTGGGCCGGGGCGACGAAGTCGTGGCGGCGGCGCGGAAACACGGGGCGGACGTCTGTCTGCTCGACATCGAGATGCCGGGGATGGACGGCATCGAGGTTGCCGCCGCTCTGCGGTCCGAGTTGCCCGACACGCGAAGCCTCATCGTCACGACGTTCGGGCGACCAGGGTATCTTCGCCGGGCGATCGACGCGGGCGCATCGGGGTTCGTGGTGAAGGACACTCCGGCGTCCCAGCTCGCCGACGCGGTCCGTCGGGTCCGGCACGGGCTCCGCGTCATCGATCCGATGTTGGCGACCGAAAGCCTCACCAGCGGCGACAATCCCCTCACCCCGCGGGAGACCGAGGTGTTACGTGCGGCGTTGTCGGGAGCAACCGTGGCCACCATCGCCGCGCGGGTCCACCTGTCCGCCGGCACCGTGCGCAATCACCTCTCCTCGGCCATCGGCAAGACCGGCACGAGCACGCGTGCCGAGGCGGCGATGGTCGCGCGCGACCGTGGCTGGATCTGA
- a CDS encoding DUF664 domain-containing protein: protein MRPTDVLIDGLGRVSDNVHAVLDGITAEQLVHRPTPEANTIAWLIWHLTRAQDAQIADAAGTDQVWTSQGFHERFDLPFPPSASGYGQTPEEVGQVVAEPGLLRDYYDATHDVTVGYLGGLTDDDLDRVIDENWDPPVTLGIRLISIVDDDAQHVGQAAYVRGLVS from the coding sequence ATGCGACCAACCGACGTACTGATCGACGGCCTCGGCCGGGTGTCCGACAACGTCCACGCGGTGCTCGACGGCATCACCGCAGAGCAACTGGTTCACCGGCCCACGCCCGAGGCCAACACCATCGCCTGGCTGATCTGGCACCTGACCCGCGCGCAGGACGCGCAGATCGCCGACGCGGCCGGCACCGACCAGGTATGGACGTCGCAGGGCTTCCACGAGCGGTTCGACCTGCCGTTCCCGCCGTCGGCCTCCGGCTATGGACAGACCCCGGAGGAGGTGGGGCAGGTGGTGGCCGAACCGGGTTTGCTGCGGGACTACTACGACGCGACGCACGACGTCACGGTCGGGTACCTCGGCGGCCTCACCGACGACGACCTCGACCGGGTCATCGACGAGAACTGGGACCCGCCGGTGACTCTCGGGATTCGGCTGATCAGCATCGTCGACGACGACGCCCAGCACGTCGGCCAGGCGGCGTATGTCCGCGGTCTAGTGAGCTGA
- a CDS encoding YibE/F family protein, translating to MSHPGHGHGHSHNLSEVPAVLSPIARWIVIVSLAVIGVGVVAGAVVLWPSDGEHAIPMQFRSADGGSIRAVDGQVVAQVRADCLNPLAGTAQDDAEFQIEGITDLGPCIQSTVRIDSGDDEGRYTLLEVPTNRAQSGTEPGAVTQSRGSPDQPQAGQPTLSTGDKLRLSVIPGPDGTPRYTFFDFNRTVPTLIWALLFVAAIVLVAAWRGFRSIIGLAFAFLVLGVFTLPAILDGESPVAVAVVSSAAILFVVLYLAHGVSLRTSSALLGTLMSLMLAGILSWLAIDTMHLTGLSGDQTTNLQVYQGSISISGLLLAGFIIGTLGVLNDVTITQASAAFELAAAGESTRLGTFRAAMRVGRDHIASTVYTLVFAYAGSALPLLLLFSVAQQPFGSLITTDAVAVELARSFVGGIAIALSVPLTTVIAAALARPAGRTQAEAPAAEPDPRRRRARDQGAKQIEPVERPSSVISTGRHAKVEDD from the coding sequence GTGAGTCATCCCGGACACGGCCACGGACATTCCCACAATCTCTCGGAAGTCCCCGCCGTCCTCTCGCCCATCGCCCGCTGGATCGTGATCGTCAGCCTCGCCGTCATCGGTGTCGGTGTGGTCGCGGGTGCGGTGGTGTTGTGGCCGTCGGACGGCGAACACGCGATCCCGATGCAATTCCGTTCTGCGGATGGCGGATCCATCCGCGCCGTCGACGGTCAGGTGGTGGCCCAGGTTCGTGCGGACTGCCTGAATCCGCTGGCCGGTACCGCACAAGACGATGCCGAGTTCCAGATCGAGGGGATCACCGACCTCGGCCCGTGCATCCAGAGCACGGTGCGGATCGACAGCGGGGACGACGAGGGCCGTTACACGCTGCTCGAAGTCCCCACCAACAGAGCACAGTCGGGCACCGAACCGGGCGCGGTGACCCAGTCGCGCGGATCGCCGGATCAGCCGCAAGCCGGCCAACCGACTCTGAGTACCGGCGACAAGCTCCGCCTCAGTGTGATCCCCGGCCCGGACGGCACCCCGCGCTACACGTTCTTCGATTTCAACCGCACTGTGCCCACCCTCATCTGGGCACTCCTGTTCGTCGCGGCGATCGTCCTCGTGGCAGCATGGCGCGGATTCCGGTCGATCATCGGACTGGCGTTCGCCTTCCTGGTCCTCGGCGTGTTCACGCTGCCCGCGATCCTGGACGGTGAATCCCCGGTCGCGGTGGCCGTGGTCTCCTCTGCAGCCATCCTGTTCGTGGTGCTCTACCTGGCGCACGGTGTGAGTTTGCGGACGAGTTCGGCGCTGCTCGGCACACTGATGTCCCTGATGCTGGCGGGGATACTGAGCTGGCTGGCGATCGACACCATGCACCTGACCGGGCTGTCGGGCGACCAGACCACCAATCTCCAGGTGTACCAAGGCAGTATCTCGATCAGCGGCCTGCTCTTGGCGGGCTTCATCATCGGCACCCTGGGTGTTCTCAACGACGTCACCATCACACAGGCATCTGCGGCATTCGAGCTCGCGGCCGCGGGTGAGTCCACCCGGCTCGGCACCTTCCGCGCCGCGATGCGGGTGGGCCGGGACCACATCGCCAGCACCGTCTACACACTGGTGTTCGCATACGCGGGCAGCGCCCTGCCGCTACTTCTGCTGTTCTCGGTCGCCCAGCAACCGTTCGGCTCGCTGATCACCACGGACGCGGTGGCCGTCGAACTCGCACGGTCCTTCGTCGGCGGCATCGCCATCGCCTTGTCGGTGCCGTTGACGACCGTCATCGCGGCCGCATTGGCCCGTCCGGCCGGACGCACACAAGCAGAAGCCCCGGCAGCCGAGCCGGATCCGCGTCGACGCCGCGCCCGCGACCAGGGTGCCAAGCAGATCGAGCCGGTGGAGCGACCGTCCTCGGTCATCTCGACCGGTCGGCACGCAAAGGTCGAGGACGACTGA
- a CDS encoding TetR family transcriptional regulator: MTRTRHSTRPRSSRDAGESETRAERKNRTRQALLDATMELVADRSFASISLREVARGAGIVPTAFYRHYASMEDLGVSLVEDSMRVLRRTLREGRRDLAARQALPTAQNSLAILLRHVHENEAQFRFLVREQHGGIAEIRRAIDTELRLFSKELAIDLSRLPDLAKWLPDDLEIAAELIVTIMLTAVADLLDNGHRGRGSERELVERTERQLVMVFLGMGRWRPRSE; the protein is encoded by the coding sequence GTGACCAGGACCCGGCATTCGACCCGCCCGCGCTCGTCGCGCGATGCGGGCGAGTCGGAGACCCGGGCCGAACGCAAGAACCGCACTCGACAAGCACTCCTGGACGCCACGATGGAATTGGTGGCGGATCGAAGCTTCGCCAGCATCAGCCTTCGTGAGGTGGCGCGCGGGGCCGGAATCGTGCCGACGGCCTTCTATCGGCACTACGCCTCGATGGAGGACCTCGGGGTCTCTCTCGTCGAGGACTCGATGCGTGTTCTCCGTCGCACGCTCCGCGAGGGGCGTCGTGACCTCGCGGCACGTCAGGCGTTGCCGACAGCGCAGAATTCGCTCGCGATTCTCCTGCGGCATGTTCACGAGAACGAGGCGCAATTCCGTTTCCTCGTGCGGGAGCAGCACGGCGGTATCGCCGAGATCAGGCGGGCGATCGACACAGAGCTCCGCTTGTTCTCGAAGGAGCTGGCGATCGACCTCTCGCGGCTGCCTGACCTGGCCAAGTGGCTCCCCGATGACCTGGAGATCGCGGCCGAGCTCATCGTGACGATCATGCTGACGGCCGTCGCCGACCTGCTCGACAACGGACATCGGGGTCGCGGATCCGAGCGCGAGCTCGTTGAGCGGACCGAGCGGCAACTCGTCATGGTGTTCCTCGGCATGGGGCGCTGGCGACCGCGTTCGGAGTAG
- a CDS encoding acyl-CoA desaturase has translation MTSTEIAPTTEPLTGVVVEHHPAEHDRPVADENPNHITLSYEQVEALGRDLDELKARIVADLGEKDREYLYSIIRAQRGFEIAGRGLMYLGFFPPAWVAAVGALSVSKILDNMEIGHNVMHGQYDWMREDTYNSREFEWDTVCPADQWRHSHNYMHHTFTNIVGEDRDIGYGILRMDRDQKWNPYYLGNLGYATALMLLFEWGVMLHDLEVENIVAGKRKWYDVKGLVKGMWRKAGRQVLKDYVVFPALTGPLFVSTLLGNASANLVRNIWTYSIIFCGHFPSGAQTFTPEECANETRGQWYLRQMLGSANITGSPLFHIMSGNLSHQIEHHLFPDIPASRYPEISGEVREICERYGLPYNTGSLSHQLLSTWKKIAKLSLPNFMTRDDNDLVVTVERENPASAA, from the coding sequence ATGACGAGCACCGAGATCGCACCCACCACAGAACCGCTCACGGGAGTCGTCGTCGAGCATCACCCGGCCGAACACGATCGGCCGGTCGCCGACGAGAACCCGAACCACATCACACTCAGCTACGAGCAGGTCGAGGCACTCGGCCGTGACCTCGACGAGCTGAAAGCTCGCATCGTCGCCGACCTCGGCGAGAAGGACCGCGAGTACCTGTACTCGATCATCCGGGCTCAGCGGGGCTTCGAGATCGCCGGTCGCGGTCTCATGTACCTCGGCTTCTTCCCACCGGCGTGGGTCGCGGCCGTCGGCGCCCTCTCCGTGTCGAAGATCCTCGACAACATGGAGATCGGCCACAACGTGATGCACGGTCAGTACGACTGGATGCGTGAGGACACGTACAACTCCCGCGAATTCGAATGGGACACCGTCTGCCCCGCCGATCAGTGGCGGCACAGCCACAACTACATGCACCACACCTTCACCAACATCGTCGGCGAGGACCGCGACATCGGTTACGGCATCCTGCGGATGGACCGCGACCAGAAGTGGAATCCCTACTACCTCGGCAATCTCGGCTACGCGACCGCACTGATGCTGCTGTTCGAGTGGGGCGTCATGCTCCACGACCTCGAGGTCGAGAACATCGTGGCGGGCAAGCGCAAGTGGTACGACGTCAAGGGTCTCGTGAAAGGCATGTGGCGCAAGGCCGGTCGCCAGGTCCTGAAGGACTACGTGGTGTTCCCGGCACTGACCGGACCGTTGTTCGTCTCCACGTTGCTCGGCAACGCCTCGGCCAACCTGGTCCGCAACATCTGGACGTACTCGATCATCTTCTGCGGCCACTTCCCCAGCGGCGCACAGACCTTCACCCCGGAGGAATGCGCGAACGAAACACGCGGCCAGTGGTATCTGCGACAGATGCTCGGCTCGGCCAACATCACCGGCAGCCCGCTCTTCCACATCATGAGCGGCAACCTGTCACACCAGATCGAGCATCACCTGTTCCCCGACATCCCGGCGAGTCGCTATCCCGAGATCTCCGGTGAGGTCCGCGAGATCTGCGAACGCTACGGGCTGCCCTACAACACCGGCTCACTGAGCCACCAGTTGCTCTCGACGTGGAAGAAGATCGCCAAGTTGTCGCTGCCGAACTTCATGACCCGCGACGACAACGACCTGGTGGTCACGGTGGAACGTGAGAACCCCGCGTCGGCGGCCTGA
- the recQ gene encoding DNA helicase RecQ → MSDMWHVLESTFGYESFRGDQEDIVGHVVAGGDAVVLMPTGGGKSLCYQVPALVREGCGIVVSPLIALMADQVAALRELGVRAAFLNSTQTPDERAEVEAAFRSGELDLLYVAPERLNTAGARNLLQQGKIALFAIDEAHCVSQWGHDFRPDYLSLGDLAQLWPEVPRIALTATATARTHAEITERLHLADARHFVADFDRPNITYRIVGKSEPRKQLLEFIRTEGVVDGAPATGIVYALSRASVEKTAAFLAANGVDAMPYHAGLDRTVRHRTLERFLRADGVVVVATIAFGMGIDKPDVRFVAHIDLPKSVEGYYQETGRAGRDGLPSVAWMTYGLADVMQQRRLIDQSDGDANHRRVQQQHLDAMLALCETVDCRRGQLLRYFGQDATQPCGNCDTCLNPPDTSDGTVPAQKLLSTIVRLQREFRQSFGAGHLVDILRGADTARIREFGHDRLTTYGIGTELDPAGWRSAIRQLVATGIIAPQGDYGVLTLTEKSGAVLRGEVAVMLRNDPVRAVARSRSARRTDDLPEADRGLFEHLRAWRKSEASSRGVPPYVVFNDATLRELAARRPETPEQLRSVSGVGDAKLEQYGDDVLATIATFEPA, encoded by the coding sequence ATGTCGGACATGTGGCACGTGCTGGAATCCACTTTCGGATACGAGTCGTTCCGCGGCGATCAGGAAGACATCGTCGGACATGTGGTCGCCGGTGGCGACGCCGTGGTCTTGATGCCCACCGGTGGCGGCAAGAGCCTCTGCTACCAGGTGCCGGCCCTCGTCCGCGAAGGTTGCGGCATCGTGGTCTCGCCGCTCATCGCGCTCATGGCCGACCAGGTGGCCGCACTCCGCGAACTCGGTGTGCGCGCGGCATTTCTGAACTCCACCCAGACGCCCGACGAGCGTGCCGAGGTGGAGGCCGCGTTTCGTTCCGGCGAGCTCGACCTCCTGTACGTCGCACCGGAACGACTCAACACCGCAGGGGCACGAAACCTGCTGCAACAGGGCAAGATCGCGCTCTTCGCCATCGACGAGGCGCACTGTGTGTCGCAGTGGGGTCACGACTTCCGGCCGGACTATCTTTCGCTCGGCGACCTGGCGCAGCTCTGGCCTGAGGTCCCGCGGATCGCGCTCACCGCGACGGCGACCGCGCGGACACACGCCGAGATCACCGAGCGACTCCATCTGGCAGACGCCCGCCATTTCGTCGCGGACTTCGACCGGCCCAACATCACCTACCGCATCGTCGGGAAGTCCGAACCGCGTAAACAGCTCCTGGAGTTCATCCGCACCGAGGGAGTGGTCGACGGGGCACCGGCCACCGGCATCGTCTACGCCCTGAGTCGGGCGTCGGTCGAGAAGACCGCCGCGTTCCTCGCGGCCAACGGCGTCGACGCGATGCCGTATCACGCGGGTCTCGACCGGACCGTTCGTCACCGGACGCTCGAGAGGTTTCTGCGGGCCGACGGCGTGGTGGTGGTCGCGACGATCGCGTTCGGCATGGGCATCGACAAACCCGACGTCCGTTTCGTCGCGCACATCGATCTGCCGAAGAGTGTCGAAGGCTACTACCAGGAGACCGGGCGCGCAGGCCGCGACGGTCTGCCGTCGGTGGCATGGATGACCTACGGCCTCGCCGATGTCATGCAGCAACGCCGGCTCATCGATCAGTCCGACGGTGACGCGAATCACCGTCGAGTCCAACAGCAGCACCTCGATGCGATGCTGGCGCTGTGCGAGACCGTTGACTGCCGCCGCGGGCAACTCCTGCGGTACTTCGGCCAAGACGCCACGCAGCCGTGCGGAAACTGCGACACCTGTCTGAACCCGCCTGACACCTCCGATGGGACGGTCCCCGCACAGAAGCTCCTGTCCACCATCGTCCGGTTGCAGCGAGAGTTCCGGCAGTCATTCGGCGCCGGGCACCTCGTCGACATCCTGCGTGGCGCGGACACTGCCCGCATCCGGGAGTTCGGCCACGACCGTCTCACCACCTACGGGATCGGTACCGAACTCGATCCGGCGGGCTGGCGCAGCGCCATCCGACAGCTGGTGGCCACCGGAATCATTGCGCCGCAGGGTGATTACGGTGTTCTGACACTCACCGAGAAGAGCGGCGCGGTGCTGCGTGGTGAGGTCGCGGTGATGTTGCGGAACGATCCGGTGCGCGCGGTCGCCCGGAGCCGATCTGCTAGGCGGACCGACGACCTGCCCGAAGCCGACCGTGGACTGTTCGAACACCTACGCGCCTGGCGCAAGAGCGAGGCATCGAGTCGCGGCGTGCCACCGTATGTCGTGTTCAACGACGCCACCCTTCGAGAACTGGCGGCCCGACGTCCCGAAACCCCGGAGCAGCTACGCAGCGTGTCGGGTGTCGGCGACGCGAAACTCGAGCAGTACGGCGACGACGTCCTGGCGACCATCGCCACCTTCGAACCCGCGTGA
- a CDS encoding DUF4395 domain-containing protein, with protein sequence MSRSLPSALTFPNPVNEYAARSTAGLVVVLAAVALLVDSPIVYAILTLGFLLRVMAGPRFSPFGQLSVRVIVPKIWRKTKLVPGPPKRFAQTIGLIFSGAALVLSLLGAGAAAQIVVALLIVAAGLESVFGLCLGCVAFGFLQRRGIIPETVCEACNNLSLRSPAASVR encoded by the coding sequence ATGTCCCGTTCGCTGCCCTCGGCCCTGACCTTCCCCAACCCGGTCAACGAGTACGCGGCACGCTCGACCGCCGGGCTCGTCGTGGTGCTCGCGGCGGTCGCGCTCCTGGTCGACAGCCCGATCGTGTACGCGATCCTGACACTCGGATTCCTGCTGCGGGTGATGGCCGGGCCTCGGTTCTCGCCGTTCGGACAGCTTTCGGTCCGCGTGATCGTGCCCAAGATCTGGCGTAAGACAAAGCTCGTCCCTGGACCTCCGAAACGTTTCGCCCAGACGATCGGGCTGATCTTCAGCGGCGCAGCCCTCGTACTGTCGCTGCTGGGCGCGGGCGCCGCGGCGCAGATCGTGGTGGCCCTACTCATCGTCGCGGCCGGCCTCGAGTCGGTGTTCGGCCTGTGCCTGGGGTGCGTCGCGTTCGGCTTCCTTCAGCGTCGCGGCATCATCCCCGAAACCGTGTGCGAGGCCTGCAACAACCTCTCGTTGCGGAGTCCCGCAGCTTCGGTTCGCTGA
- a CDS encoding Ppx/GppA phosphatase family protein, producing MTVVGAVDCGTNSIRLLVARADAVVPSADRGVASSADRVGVPSADRGVASSADRVADERGEEAYRDHPPGPLVDIHREMRVVRLGEGVDANGEFAPAAIERTRKALSDYADIMVAAGVDRVRMVATSATRDAANRDDFFAMTSEILGRVVPGARAEVITGDEEARLSFRGAVGELDAASGPFVVTDLGGGSTEVVVGDADGVSAAYSADIGCVRLTERCLPSDPPTDDEVAAAREFTRDRLDAAFAAVPVGDASTWVGVAGTMTTLSAVGAGLTEYDPEVIHLSRISLHELDAVCRRLVGMTRAERAALGPMHPGRVDVIGGGALVTKELARVLRERAGITELVVSEHDILDGIALGLLD from the coding sequence GTGACCGTCGTGGGGGCCGTGGATTGCGGAACCAACTCGATACGTCTGCTGGTCGCACGGGCTGACGCCGTAGTCCCCTCCGCCGACCGAGGAGTCGCGTCCTCCGCTGATCGAGTAGGCGTCCCCTCCGCCGACCGAGGAGTCGCGTCCTCCGCTGATCGAGTAGCCGACGAGCGCGGCGAGGAGGCGTATCGAGATCACCCGCCCGGCCCCCTCGTCGACATCCACCGCGAGATGCGCGTCGTCCGGCTCGGCGAGGGCGTCGACGCCAACGGCGAGTTCGCGCCGGCGGCCATCGAACGCACGCGAAAGGCGTTGTCGGATTACGCCGACATCATGGTGGCGGCCGGTGTGGATCGTGTTCGGATGGTAGCGACGTCGGCGACGCGCGATGCAGCCAATCGCGACGACTTCTTCGCGATGACCTCGGAGATCCTCGGTCGGGTCGTGCCTGGCGCACGTGCCGAGGTGATCACCGGTGACGAGGAGGCGCGTCTGTCGTTTCGCGGTGCGGTCGGCGAACTCGATGCTGCCAGTGGTCCTTTCGTGGTCACCGATCTCGGTGGCGGGTCGACCGAGGTGGTGGTCGGTGACGCGGACGGCGTGTCTGCCGCGTACTCCGCCGATATTGGATGCGTTCGGCTGACCGAACGGTGTCTGCCGTCGGATCCGCCGACCGACGACGAAGTTGCCGCGGCGCGTGAATTCACCCGCGACCGACTCGATGCGGCCTTTGCCGCTGTACCAGTGGGCGATGCCTCTACCTGGGTCGGGGTGGCCGGCACGATGACCACGTTGTCGGCGGTCGGTGCGGGATTGACCGAATACGACCCGGAGGTCATCCATCTGTCGCGGATCTCGCTCCACGAGCTCGACGCGGTGTGCAGGCGATTGGTCGGCATGACCCGTGCCGAGCGTGCCGCGCTCGGCCCCATGCATCCGGGCCGTGTCGACGTGATCGGCGGTGGCGCTCTGGTGACCAAGGAACTCGCCAGGGTCTTGCGAGAGCGAGCCGGGATCACCGAACTCGTGGTGAGTGAGCACGACATCCTCGACGGCATCGCGTTGGGCCTGCTGGACTGA